In one Musa acuminata AAA Group cultivar baxijiao chromosome BXJ2-5, Cavendish_Baxijiao_AAA, whole genome shotgun sequence genomic region, the following are encoded:
- the LOC103984227 gene encoding potassium transporter 7 isoform X1: protein MDRERGPTSDDQRVGSRGVHWKNYYKNLLLLAYQSFGVVYGDLSTSPLYVYKSSFSGKMYKYQNEQTVFGLFSLIFWTLTLIPLLKYVVIVLSADDNGEGGTFALYSLLCRHAKLSLLPNQQAADEELSTYYRNGPRSVITSPLKRFLERHKKLRTCLLLIVLFGACMVIGDGVLTPAISVLSSISGLQVRAKELHDGEVVLVACLVLVGLFSLQHRGTQRVAFMFAPIVVIWLLCIGVIGLYNTIHWNPKIYHALSPLYIIKFFQQTGKDGWISLGGVLLSITGTEAMFADLGHFTQASIRVAFVGVIYPCLVLQYMGQAAFLSKNFNNISTSFYASIPQPFFWPVFVVSTLAAIVASQAVISATFSIVKQCLALGCFPRVKVVHTSRWIYGRIYIPEINWILMVLCLAVTIGFRDTTLIGNAYGIACMTVMFVTTWLIALVMVLVWQKNIIFSLLLLLFFGSIEAVYLSSSLMKVPQGGWAPLVLSFVFMVVMYVWHYGTRRKYLFDLQNKVSMKWILTLGPSLGIVRVPGIGLIYTELVTGVPAIFSHFITNLPAFHQVLVFVCVKSVPVPFVPPDERYLIGRIGPRAYRMYRCIVRYGYKDVQKDENFENLLALSIAKFIQMEAEEASSGSYDTSPEGRMAVIRTSDTTGTTLVMRDADQLAGESTMIRSSKSETLQSLQSLYEQESPSVSRRRRVHFELPETEYIDPQVKEELLALVEAKQAGVAYILGHSYIKARKTSSFMKKFIINVAYSFLRKNCRGPAVALSIPHISLIEVGMIYYV from the exons ATGGATCGAGAGAGAGGGCCGACGTCCGACGACCAGCGGGTGGGCAGCCGAGGG GTTCATTGGAAGAATTACTATAAGAACTTGTTACTTTTAGCATATCAAAGTTTTGGTGTAGTGTATGGTGACCTGAGTACATCTCCTCTTTATGTTTACAAAAGTTCATTTTCGGGGAAAATGTACAAATATCAAAATGAGCAGACGGTATTTGGTCTGTTTTCCTTGATATTCTGGACATTAACTCTGATCCCATTGCTGAAGTATGTTGTCATTGTCTTGAGCGCTGATGATAATGGTGAAG GTGGAACATTTGCTTTGTACTCCCTACTCTGCAGACATGCCAAATTGAGTTTGCTTCCTAATCAGCAAGCAGCTGATGAGGAGCTCTCCACTTATTACCGAAATGGCCCCCGAAGTGTGATTACTTCTCCACTGAAAAGATTTCTTGAGAGGCATAAAAAGCTGAGAACTTGTTTACTTCTTATAGTGCTGTTTGGTGCCTGCATGGTGATAGGTGATGGTGTCCTTACACCAGCAATTTCTG TTTTATCATCTATTTCTGGGTTACAAGTTCGTGCCAAGGAACTACATGATG GTGAGGTGGTACTGGTTGCTTGCCTTGTGCTAGTTGGCCTTTTTTCCTTGCAGCATAGGGGTACTCAGAGGGTAGCGTTCATGTTTGCACCTATTGTTGTTATTTGGCTTTTGTGCATTGGTGTAATCGGGTTGTACAATACCATTCACTGGAACCCCAAGATATATCATGCTCTTTCTCCACTCTACATCATTAAGTTCTTCCAGCAAACAGGCAAGGATGGTTGGATTTCTCTGGGGGGTGTTCTCCTTTCTATCACAG GTACTGAAGCTATGTTTGCAGATCTTGGCCACTTCACTCAAGCATCTATAAGG GTGGCATTTGTCGGTGTTATATACCCTTGTCTAGTACTACAATATATGGGACAGGCAGCATTTCTTTCTAAGAACTTCAATAACATATCTACCAGCTTTTATGCATCTATACCAC AACCTtttttttggccagtttttgtggTGTCCACTCTTGCTGCTATAGTTGCTAGTCAAGCTGTTATCTCAGCGACATTCTCAATTGTCAAACAATGTCTTGCTTTGGGTTGCTTCCCACGTGTCAAGGTTGTCCATACATCAAGATGGATTTATGGCCGGATATACATACCTGAAATTAATTGGATCCTCATGGTACTTTGTCTTGCTGTGACAATTGGATTCCGTGACACAACCCTTATCGGAAATGCTTATG GTATAGCGTGCATGACTGTCATGTTTGTGACGACATGGTTAATAGCTCTTGTCATGGTACTTGTGTGGCAAAAGAACATCATCTTCTCACTGTTGCTTCTTTTGTTTTTTGGAAGTATTGAGGCAGTCTATCTCTCCTCTTCACTTATGAAAGTCCCCCAGGGAGGTTGGgcacctttggttctctcctttgTCTTCATGGTCGTCATGTATGTGTGGCACTATGGCACAAGAAGGAAATATCTCTTTGACTTGCAAAACAAGGTCTCAATGAAATGGATCCTTACACTTGGCCCCAGCCTCGGAATTGTTCGTGTCCCTGGAATTGGACTCATCTACACAGAATTGGTTACTGGAGTACCAGCTATCTTCTCCCATTTCATAACCAACCTCCCTGCTTTCCATCAAGTTCTCGTCTTTGTTTGCGTGAAGTCAGTTCCAGTCCCATTTGTTCCACCAGATGAACGATACCTTATTGGTCGGATTGGTCCCAGAGCCTATAGAATGTACAGATGCATTGTTAGATATGGCTACAAAGATGTACAAAAAGATGAAAATTTTGAGAACCTACTGGCATTGAGCATTGCCAAGTTCATTCAGATGGAAGCCGAGGAAGCATCCTCTGGGAGTTATGACACATCGCCGGAAGGAAGAATGGCTGTTATCCGAACTTCTGATACGACTGGCACAACATTGGTGATGAGGGATGCTGATCAGCTTGCAGGTGAGTCTACCATGATCAGGAGCAGCAAATCAGAAACACTACAAAGCTTGCAGTCACTATACGAACAAGAATCACCGAGTGTGAGCCGCCGGCGCCGTGTCCACTTCGAGCTGCCTGAAACAGAGTACATCGACCCTCAGGTGAAGGAGGAGCTACTGGCACTGGTGGAGGCTAAACAAGCAGGAGTTGCCTACATATTGGGACACTCTTATATAAAGGCAAGGAAGACTTCATCAttcatgaagaagtttatcatcaATGTCGCCTACTCTTTCCTAAGAAAGAATTGCAGGGGCCCTGCAGTGGCTTTAAGCATACCTCACATCAGCCTCATCGAAGTTGGGATGATCTACTATGTGTAA
- the LOC103984227 gene encoding potassium transporter 7 isoform X2, with the protein MDRERGPTSDDQRVHWKNYYKNLLLLAYQSFGVVYGDLSTSPLYVYKSSFSGKMYKYQNEQTVFGLFSLIFWTLTLIPLLKYVVIVLSADDNGEGGTFALYSLLCRHAKLSLLPNQQAADEELSTYYRNGPRSVITSPLKRFLERHKKLRTCLLLIVLFGACMVIGDGVLTPAISVLSSISGLQVRAKELHDGEVVLVACLVLVGLFSLQHRGTQRVAFMFAPIVVIWLLCIGVIGLYNTIHWNPKIYHALSPLYIIKFFQQTGKDGWISLGGVLLSITGTEAMFADLGHFTQASIRVAFVGVIYPCLVLQYMGQAAFLSKNFNNISTSFYASIPQPFFWPVFVVSTLAAIVASQAVISATFSIVKQCLALGCFPRVKVVHTSRWIYGRIYIPEINWILMVLCLAVTIGFRDTTLIGNAYGIACMTVMFVTTWLIALVMVLVWQKNIIFSLLLLLFFGSIEAVYLSSSLMKVPQGGWAPLVLSFVFMVVMYVWHYGTRRKYLFDLQNKVSMKWILTLGPSLGIVRVPGIGLIYTELVTGVPAIFSHFITNLPAFHQVLVFVCVKSVPVPFVPPDERYLIGRIGPRAYRMYRCIVRYGYKDVQKDENFENLLALSIAKFIQMEAEEASSGSYDTSPEGRMAVIRTSDTTGTTLVMRDADQLAGESTMIRSSKSETLQSLQSLYEQESPSVSRRRRVHFELPETEYIDPQVKEELLALVEAKQAGVAYILGHSYIKARKTSSFMKKFIINVAYSFLRKNCRGPAVALSIPHISLIEVGMIYYV; encoded by the exons ATGGATCGAGAGAGAGGGCCGACGTCCGACGACCAGCGG GTTCATTGGAAGAATTACTATAAGAACTTGTTACTTTTAGCATATCAAAGTTTTGGTGTAGTGTATGGTGACCTGAGTACATCTCCTCTTTATGTTTACAAAAGTTCATTTTCGGGGAAAATGTACAAATATCAAAATGAGCAGACGGTATTTGGTCTGTTTTCCTTGATATTCTGGACATTAACTCTGATCCCATTGCTGAAGTATGTTGTCATTGTCTTGAGCGCTGATGATAATGGTGAAG GTGGAACATTTGCTTTGTACTCCCTACTCTGCAGACATGCCAAATTGAGTTTGCTTCCTAATCAGCAAGCAGCTGATGAGGAGCTCTCCACTTATTACCGAAATGGCCCCCGAAGTGTGATTACTTCTCCACTGAAAAGATTTCTTGAGAGGCATAAAAAGCTGAGAACTTGTTTACTTCTTATAGTGCTGTTTGGTGCCTGCATGGTGATAGGTGATGGTGTCCTTACACCAGCAATTTCTG TTTTATCATCTATTTCTGGGTTACAAGTTCGTGCCAAGGAACTACATGATG GTGAGGTGGTACTGGTTGCTTGCCTTGTGCTAGTTGGCCTTTTTTCCTTGCAGCATAGGGGTACTCAGAGGGTAGCGTTCATGTTTGCACCTATTGTTGTTATTTGGCTTTTGTGCATTGGTGTAATCGGGTTGTACAATACCATTCACTGGAACCCCAAGATATATCATGCTCTTTCTCCACTCTACATCATTAAGTTCTTCCAGCAAACAGGCAAGGATGGTTGGATTTCTCTGGGGGGTGTTCTCCTTTCTATCACAG GTACTGAAGCTATGTTTGCAGATCTTGGCCACTTCACTCAAGCATCTATAAGG GTGGCATTTGTCGGTGTTATATACCCTTGTCTAGTACTACAATATATGGGACAGGCAGCATTTCTTTCTAAGAACTTCAATAACATATCTACCAGCTTTTATGCATCTATACCAC AACCTtttttttggccagtttttgtggTGTCCACTCTTGCTGCTATAGTTGCTAGTCAAGCTGTTATCTCAGCGACATTCTCAATTGTCAAACAATGTCTTGCTTTGGGTTGCTTCCCACGTGTCAAGGTTGTCCATACATCAAGATGGATTTATGGCCGGATATACATACCTGAAATTAATTGGATCCTCATGGTACTTTGTCTTGCTGTGACAATTGGATTCCGTGACACAACCCTTATCGGAAATGCTTATG GTATAGCGTGCATGACTGTCATGTTTGTGACGACATGGTTAATAGCTCTTGTCATGGTACTTGTGTGGCAAAAGAACATCATCTTCTCACTGTTGCTTCTTTTGTTTTTTGGAAGTATTGAGGCAGTCTATCTCTCCTCTTCACTTATGAAAGTCCCCCAGGGAGGTTGGgcacctttggttctctcctttgTCTTCATGGTCGTCATGTATGTGTGGCACTATGGCACAAGAAGGAAATATCTCTTTGACTTGCAAAACAAGGTCTCAATGAAATGGATCCTTACACTTGGCCCCAGCCTCGGAATTGTTCGTGTCCCTGGAATTGGACTCATCTACACAGAATTGGTTACTGGAGTACCAGCTATCTTCTCCCATTTCATAACCAACCTCCCTGCTTTCCATCAAGTTCTCGTCTTTGTTTGCGTGAAGTCAGTTCCAGTCCCATTTGTTCCACCAGATGAACGATACCTTATTGGTCGGATTGGTCCCAGAGCCTATAGAATGTACAGATGCATTGTTAGATATGGCTACAAAGATGTACAAAAAGATGAAAATTTTGAGAACCTACTGGCATTGAGCATTGCCAAGTTCATTCAGATGGAAGCCGAGGAAGCATCCTCTGGGAGTTATGACACATCGCCGGAAGGAAGAATGGCTGTTATCCGAACTTCTGATACGACTGGCACAACATTGGTGATGAGGGATGCTGATCAGCTTGCAGGTGAGTCTACCATGATCAGGAGCAGCAAATCAGAAACACTACAAAGCTTGCAGTCACTATACGAACAAGAATCACCGAGTGTGAGCCGCCGGCGCCGTGTCCACTTCGAGCTGCCTGAAACAGAGTACATCGACCCTCAGGTGAAGGAGGAGCTACTGGCACTGGTGGAGGCTAAACAAGCAGGAGTTGCCTACATATTGGGACACTCTTATATAAAGGCAAGGAAGACTTCATCAttcatgaagaagtttatcatcaATGTCGCCTACTCTTTCCTAAGAAAGAATTGCAGGGGCCCTGCAGTGGCTTTAAGCATACCTCACATCAGCCTCATCGAAGTTGGGATGATCTACTATGTGTAA
- the LOC103984228 gene encoding thylakoid lumenal 16.5 kDa protein, chloroplastic: MATTIAAVTTTATRGVVPLPCKNASTAPGAAVTLGRREGLAACFAALTLSLARPASAAILEADDDEELLERVKKDRKKRLERQGVIISSDKEKGYLQELIYKLSKVGQAIENNDLTAASSLLGPSTNADWVQNVNAAFAKLSTSPEEKIEVDNFNSSLASLFSSVGDQDVEYSKLAFVSLASALEKWIGFSGLVGQLKGL, from the exons ATGGCCACGACGATTGCTGCTGTAACGACTACGGCAACTAGGGGTGTCGTGCCGTTGCCATGCAAGAATGCGTCAACCGCGCCCGGTGCGGCTGTCACTCTAGGGAGGCGGGAAGGCCTCGCCGCCTGCTTCGCCGCCCTCACTCTCTCCCTCGCCAGGCCCGCCTCCGCCGCCATCTTGGAGGCGGACGACGACGAGGAGCTcctggagagggtgaagaaggaccGGAAGAAGAGGCTCGAGAGACAGGGCGTCATCATCTCCTCCGACAAGGAAAAAG GTTATCTGCAAGAACTAATCTACAAGTTGAGCAAAGTGGGCCAAGCTATCGAGAATAATGATCTTACTGCAGCAAGTTCTCTCCTGGGGCCAAGCACTAATGCTGACTGGGTGCAAAATGTAAATGCAGCTTTTGCTAAG CTAAGCACCAGCCCTGAAGAGAAAATTGAGGTGGACAATTTCAATTCTTCCTTGGCATCTTTGTTTTCGTCGG TAGGTGATCAGGACGTCGAGTATTCCAAATTGGCCTTTGTATCATTGGCAAGCGCGTTGGAGAAATGGATTGGATTTTCTGGCTTAGTTGGTCAGTTGAAAGGTCTCTAA